A stretch of DNA from Bdellovibrionota bacterium:
GGAGAGTCGTGATCCCGCTCGTTCTCGCAATAATACATATGGGGGTAGGGCGAACCGCGGATCCGATCCACTCGAACCGAGAAGCATCAAATTCTATCCCCTTCAATCCGAGATATTGCTGGAGTGACAGCGAGCCGTTCCAATTACCAATGGTTAAACCGTCGGGTTCAGCTCTGACATAAAGATAATTGACGGCAATGAGGCCTCCGGCGCCGGTCATGTTCTCGACGGTTACTGTCGGGTTCCCGGGTATGTGTTTTCCCAGATGACGTGCTATCAGCCGTGCATATGTGTCGTAACCCCCGCCCGCGGAATATGCTTCTATAAGCCGGAGCACCTTGCCCCTGTAGTATGATTCTTGAGCGAATCCACCTGGCACTTCCACGATCAGCATCGAAAAAAACAAAACCAAAGAAACGAATGTTTTAGCCATAGGGTGTCCTGCTTTTCCCTTTAGCTCTCATGTTTACCTGTAAAGATTGCTAATGAACCCGTTCATTTCGAGTTCGCGAACGAACCGGTTCTCGACAAACGAGTCAATTCTAGCGGCCGCCAATTTGGGCTCCTTCTCGGCCAGGATCTGAACCAAATTGGTTAATCCCTCTCGGTTAATGTAAGGAACTTTTTCGAACAGCCTCGAGAATAGCTCATGCGTCTCTTCGAGAATCGACTCGTCTTTGATTCCGAGATATTTTACGAGTACTCTTTTCGCCATCGGCTTATCTGTCTTGAAGCGATAGATTCCCCGGATCGATGCCTCCAGAAAAGGCGTCACCGATTTGCTATTTCTCTCCAGGACTTCCGTGGACGCGACAGCATAGGTGTAAGGGTAATAGATCTCCTCCTTCGACAAGTCCATGAGTTCGGAAAAGCCCAGCTTTTCCGCTTGCAAGTGAGCCGGCGGCGAAAGAGCTCCAGCTTGGCTCGTCCCACTTTGCAGAGAGGCCAAAACGTTAGGGATGCTCCCCACCTGAAGGATCGGCGTATCTTTTTCCGGCGACAGACCCCATTTGTTAAGAAACATCCGCGCCGAAAAGTCGGTAACGGTTCCATAGCGGGTTACGGCTATTTTCTTACCGCGAAGATCGGCGGGCCTTTTAATCTGCGGCACCCCCATGATTTTCATTACCATGCGGTTCATCGTCCCGGCGACTCCGACCAGGGACCTGCGCTGGAGATTGGCATGGATGATGGCCGGACCTCCTCCGACGCCGAAGGTAACCTCTCCTGCCAGCATCGCTTGAAAAAGCTGTACCGTCCCCCCGATATAAACCAGATCTACACGAAGGCCGCGATGATCAAAATAGCCCGCCTCTTTCGCCGTCCAGACCCAGGCCATTGAACCGCTAATAGCGGAATAGCCGACATTGACCCTTTGCCCCTGCGCCGTACCAACGCGAAAAGCTACATGAAAAAAAATCGCGGTCAGGATCAATATTCGTCGCTTATTCAAGGTCAACAAATTCAGTCGCCACATGTGAGAGCCTCCCTTTAATCTCGACAACACCACTACCGCTCGTAAAGTGATTTAATATATCCTGAATACTCAAGCTGCTCTAAAAGTCGGTTATCCAAGAACTTCTCTGCGCTAATGTCTGTGCCCGCAGGCACACTTTGGACTTGGGAAATAAGGGCTAAGATGTTTCGGAATCCCGATTCAGTAGCGACAGGGTTCGCGCGTGTGAACAGGGGCCATCGATCAACCCGCAAAGTAACTGTCCCAGTCCTTTTTGACCCGCTCCCACACATCACTGGGAGGAAGCGCCAGCCCTTCGGATCTGAAGTCCTTGCTCTTCGTCGCATCGACAAACATCTTGGCCGTTACCCCTTCTGAAGTAGCCGAAGGGTCTAACCTTAAGCCAAAAGTGTTTGGAATAATAAAAATATCCTTGTCAGCCTGGACTCTCGTCGCTATCGCCCACTCGACTTCCTCAGGGCTTGTGATATCGATGTCGTCATCAAAGACGAAAACGTGCTTGACGCGGCTGCCTTTGACGCCCACGGACGACGCCAGGATATTGTTGACCATCCCTGGGCGCTTTAGCCGTTCGTCAATCTGGATATAGCAGTGAAATATTCCGATGCCGGCCTCGCTGCAGTACACGCGCTTGATGGCCGGGTGACCGGGTTTGAGTTCGTTGTAAATCTGCACCGAGGTTGTGATGCTTTTGATAACACCTTCCTCGTTGATTCCTTTGCAGAGATAGAAGCCATGGTACAAAGAGTCTTTGCGCATTGTCAGGCATTGAATGTTCCATAGTCTCTCTTTACTTACGGTACCGACTGAGTAGCCGCAGAACTCGCCATACGGCCCCTCTTCTCCGATATCGGGCGGGATGCTCATGCTTCCTTCCAAAACGATTTCGGCCGTGGCCGGAACCTCAATATCAACCGTTTCACAACGCACCAGCTCCACGGGCTTTTTTCGCAACGCGCCGGCAATAGTAAATTCATCAACATCGATTCCCGGCACAAATTGCGATGCCAGGAAAACCGTCGGATCCGTTCCTAACGCCACCGCCACCTCCAACTTTTTTTCTCCTCGGAGCTCCGCTCTCTTGTAATATTCGTAGCCATGATGGCCCGGACTGAGGCGCAGAAACGTCTTATTCGGGCTGGCGTACATCATCCGATAAACCCCCACGTTTCGGCCGTATTCCGGGTCCTTTACAATCACAAGACCCGCTGTGATATATGGAGCCGTTTCCGTCTTATTCCACGTAATCCACGGGATTTTTCTGAGATCCACATCCTTTCCTTTGAGAATGACCTCCTTGCACGGTCCGTCGGAAACCACCGTGGGCGTGACAGATTGTTTTGTCCTTTCGACGACCTCCGAGAACAGATCGCCTTCGTCGGTCTCTAGTGCTAGGGCGATACGCTTAAACGTTGCCAGCAGTTCTGTCACCACCGGCATCGAACAACCGCGCACGCGCTCGAAAAGGAGTGCTTTTCTGCCCCTCTCGTGAGCGGTTTTGCACAACGCTCCAAGTTCGTATTTCGGGTCTACTTCTTTTCGAACCGTTCCCAATTCACCTTCTTCTTGCAATCTGGCTAAAAATTCTCGCATGTCAGAAAACGGCATAGACTCCTCCTGTAGTCAAAGATCATTTATCGAAAAATTTCGCTCCACTTTGCCTTGATTTGCTCCCTGTACGCGGGTTCGATCGTATGGACTTTGGGAAATTTCTCCCGCCAGGGAAAAGGACGACACGCATCGATGATCGCCCGCGAATTGGTAAAATCTCCCGCAGCCCTTTTCTCTGGTGGCAGTCGTGGATCGATGGGACTGCTCCAACATCCCGAGACAATTTCAATTGAGGTTTGGGGATCGCAGCGCGTAGAGACCGCCCACAGAACGTCTGACATATTCGCCGGATCGATGTCGTCGTCGACTAGAACGACAAAACGGCCGAGATATGCCCCCTCTCTGGCTCCCATGGCAATGTGAGCGGCCTGTCGGGCATGGCCCCCGTAGCGTTGCTTTACGGCAATCACGATAAAAAACCGCACTCCCCATTCGGCACACCAGACGCCCCGAATATCCGTGATCCCCGCTTGTTCGATCTCATTCCACAATCCCGCTGCACAGAAGATCGAGAACAGATAACTCGAAAGAGGATAGGTCTTGAAATCGGGAAGAACCGTGAGAATCGGATCGTTCCTGTGGTAAACGGCCTTGATGCGGATGACCGGAGAGGGGCGCGTTCCCGAAGCATAGTAGCCGGTCCATTCGCCGAAAGGCCCTTCCATTTCGGATTCGACTTCAGGCGGAGGAATCTCTCCCTCAAGAGCGATTTCCGACGAGGCGGGGATAGGCAATCCAGTTATCTCGCCTTTGATGACACTGACGGGAGCCTTCTGAATGTGGCCGGCAAAATCATATTCAGATACTCCCCACGGTAAACCCAATCCTGAAACAGCAAACAAAACCGGATCGATGCCGCAGACTACGGCGACAGGGCAGCTTTTTCCCTTTTCCCAATACTTCTGCGCAATCAAACGCGTTTGCTTTCCGGGAGATACATAAAGCGCGACCCGGTGCTCGTCGAGGATCTGCACCCGCGCCGTTCCC
This window harbors:
- a CDS encoding ABC transporter substrate-binding protein, which encodes MWRLNLLTLNKRRILILTAIFFHVAFRVGTAQGQRVNVGYSAISGSMAWVWTAKEAGYFDHRGLRVDLVYIGGTVQLFQAMLAGEVTFGVGGGPAIIHANLQRRSLVGVAGTMNRMVMKIMGVPQIKRPADLRGKKIAVTRYGTVTDFSARMFLNKWGLSPEKDTPILQVGSIPNVLASLQSGTSQAGALSPPAHLQAEKLGFSELMDLSKEEIYYPYTYAVASTEVLERNSKSVTPFLEASIRGIYRFKTDKPMAKRVLVKYLGIKDESILEETHELFSRLFEKVPYINREGLTNLVQILAEKEPKLAAARIDSFVENRFVRELEMNGFISNLYR
- a CDS encoding UbiD family decarboxylase produces the protein MPFSDMREFLARLQEEGELGTVRKEVDPKYELGALCKTAHERGRKALLFERVRGCSMPVVTELLATFKRIALALETDEGDLFSEVVERTKQSVTPTVVSDGPCKEVILKGKDVDLRKIPWITWNKTETAPYITAGLVIVKDPEYGRNVGVYRMMYASPNKTFLRLSPGHHGYEYYKRAELRGEKKLEVAVALGTDPTVFLASQFVPGIDVDEFTIAGALRKKPVELVRCETVDIEVPATAEIVLEGSMSIPPDIGEEGPYGEFCGYSVGTVSKERLWNIQCLTMRKDSLYHGFYLCKGINEEGVIKSITTSVQIYNELKPGHPAIKRVYCSEAGIGIFHCYIQIDERLKRPGMVNNILASSVGVKGSRVKHVFVFDDDIDITSPEEVEWAIATRVQADKDIFIIPNTFGLRLDPSATSEGVTAKMFVDATKSKDFRSEGLALPPSDVWERVKKDWDSYFAG
- a CDS encoding UbiD family decarboxylase; this encodes MRDLRNFIEGIEKLGELKTVRKADWDLEIGAITEISASEPNPPALLFDDIKDYPRGFRLLTNMFQTQSRTALALGLSPDLKGVDLVRAVKDLLQSVSSVPPVLQADGPLRENIFTGKEASVLKFPAPKLHREDGGRYIGTADAVITRDPDAGWVNLGTARVQILDEHRVALYVSPGKQTRLIAQKYWEKGKSCPVAVVCGIDPVLFAVSGLGLPWGVSEYDFAGHIQKAPVSVIKGEITGLPIPASSEIALEGEIPPPEVESEMEGPFGEWTGYYASGTRPSPVIRIKAVYHRNDPILTVLPDFKTYPLSSYLFSIFCAAGLWNEIEQAGITDIRGVWCAEWGVRFFIVIAVKQRYGGHARQAAHIAMGAREGAYLGRFVVLVDDDIDPANMSDVLWAVSTRCDPQTSIEIVSGCWSSPIDPRLPPEKRAAGDFTNSRAIIDACRPFPWREKFPKVHTIEPAYREQIKAKWSEIFR